Within Agelaius phoeniceus isolate bAgePho1 chromosome 27, bAgePho1.hap1, whole genome shotgun sequence, the genomic segment GCCCCTCGGTACCTGCAACCCTCCCCAGACCCCAACACCCCACTGGGACCCCAACGACCCCATTCAgagcccccaaaaatccactcagaacccccaaaatctcttTGGGAACCCTCAAAATTCCCCTCTGGAACCTCCAAAATTcctctgggaccccccaaatcccccagaaCCCCCAAATATCCCACGCGGgtacccccaaaaccccctcgaGACCCCCAAACCGACACTCTGAAACCCCGAAATCTCCTTAGAACCTTGCAAAAATCCTCCGGGACCCCCAAttaccccccgggaccccccaaaacccccccggGGCTCCCCTGCCCGAACCAGCCGGGGTGGCATGGCCCTTTTAAGTGAGGTTGTTGTGGGGCCCACCTAAGGGCATTCTTAAAGCGGCGATGGTAGCGGGAAGCGCAAAACAAATCAGGGGGAGGAAGGAGCCCTTTAAAGGGGGTTTGGAGTGGTGGGGCCCACCGGAAACACTTGCAGGAGTTAAAAAGGCTCCCAGAAAGGGCATTTAGGGGTGAGGAATCCCTTGAAAGGAGCTCGAAGTTTTGGGGATCCCCAAACCCCTGGGATTAGAGGGGGAATCCTCCTTAAAAGAGGCTTGGAGTGGTGGGGACCCAAAAATTCCTTAAGAGGAggaaaaaccctttaaaaatcctttaaaaaaccttaaaaacatttaaactcCCTTTAAAGCCTTTAtcaaaattgtaaaaaaataaaaaaggtttgTGATGGGGCAACCTAAACCCTTCTTAAAGGGGTCAAAGTCCAATCCTTAAAGTGGTTCTGGGTGGTGGGGACACCAAAATCCCACTGGAGGGTCTTGACTTCCCTTAAAAGGAGTTTTTGGTGGTGGGGACCCCTTTAAGAGGGGTAAGACCTCCCCAGAAATGGGCTGGGATTGGTGTGGATCCCCAAGCCCTCTCAAAGTGGATTATACTCTACAAAGGGCGCTACCCTGGTGGTCCCCACCCTATCAATCAAACTTCAAAAGGCCACACCTACCCCTGAAAGGGGCCATGCcaattttggggggtcccaggggtggctggggggtcccaggtgaTCCCAGCTCCCCTACAGGTGAAGATCCAGGGGCAGAACAAGgagatgctggcagctgcctgccagATGTTCCTGGGCAAGTCGGAGAGCGAGGTCGGCCAGATCGCCCTGGAGACGCTGGAGGGCCACCAGCGCGCCATCATGGCCCACATGACTGTGGAGGTGGGGCTGGAGGAAGCCACGCCCTCTTCGGGGAAGCCACGCCCCTCCCAGGACAGAAACACCTATTTGGGATCCAACCAATGCCCCCCATTTGGGATGGGCCATGGCCCCTTTAAGAAATCCCAGATCTCAGAAGCCACGCCCCCATTGTCCCAACCTGGATTGACTCACCCCCTCAGGGGGAAGTTGCCATCTCCCCTTGGGCTGGGATGTGGCTCTTTAAGAGACTTCTCCCCTATTTGACCCATAAGCTCCACCCCTTGAAATCCCCCACCCCTGGAGGAGGCCACACCCCCTGTAAAGCCACACCCACAATATGTCACCCTTTTGCTAAAGCCCTGCCCACCAGCACAAGATCCTCCTTCCCTCTAAAGCCATGCCCACTCCTGCCTCACCCCCACCCTAAGCCCCGCCTCCCTTCTTGACCCTGCCCAGTATAAGCCCCACCCTGTCTCAAAGCCACACCCACCAGACTCCACCCCATGACTCGAGCCATGCCCCTGCATCAAATCATGTCCCTGCCTTAATCGTGTCCCCACCCCTCAATTTAGGTCACGCCCACTTTGCTGAAGCCATATCCCACCTTAAACCTGATCTCTTTCTGCTTAGGCCACACCCACAGAACCAAACCACGCCCCTGAGATCAAAGCCACACCGCCAGGATAGCACCTCACCTACCTGGCACCACCCATTGTCTCAAGCCACACCCCCTGCATAAACCATGCCCCGCCCACCATCCCTGTGCCTTTTCTCTGCTAAGCCCCACCCCAATAAGCCTGGCCCAATTTAAATTCCACCCCCTTGGGTCCCCCACCCACTAAGCCCTGGCCCACTAAGCTTCACCCCTGCCCTGCAATGTCCCACCCTACTTGAGCCCCTCCTACTTGAGCCCCTCCCCTCTAAGCTCCACCCCTTTGAGCCCCGCTCTGTTGCGCCCTGCCTAATTTGAGCCCCACCCTACTAAGCCTTGCCCCTTTTAGCACTGAGCCCTGCCCAACTTAAACCCCACTcttgggccctgcccagccaagCCCCACCCCCATTTGAGCCCCGCCCTGCTAAGCCCCACCCCGGCCCCGCCCAGGAGATCTACAAGGACTGGCAGAAGTTCTCGGATCAGGTTTTCCGCGTGGCCTCCTCTGACCTGGTGAACATGGGCATCTCCGTGGTCAGCTACACCCTCAAGGACGTGCACGACGAGCAGGTGATGCacctgggcatggctggggacagctggggacacatgtggggacaccttggatacacctgggagcagctggggaaagctggGACACACCCAAGGGGGCAGCTGGAgatacctgggcacacctgggacataTTTGGAGATGCCCAAGGACAagatggggacacctgggatacacctgggcacagctgggacagctgggggagGCTAGTACACACCTGGGATACATCTGGAGGGatggggtgacacaggtgtgacacaggtgtgacagggaGGTGATAgaggtgtgacacaggtgtgacagggaggtggcacaggtgtgacaggtgtgtcTCCATGCAGGGTTACCTGCACTCCCTTGAGAAGGGCAGCACAGCGCAGGTGCAGGGGTGACACAGATGGGGACTCAGGAGTGACAGGGAAGAGACACAGGTGTGGCATGGGTGacagggaggtggcacaggtgtgacaggtgtgtccctgtgcaggattACCTGCGCTCCCTCGGGAAGGGCCGCACGGCGCAGGTGCAGCGCGACGCCCGCGTGGGAGAGGCCGAGGCCAAACGCGACGCCGGGATCCGCGTGAGTGACAccggggacacctggggacattggggacacatctggagacacacctgggggcagctgggtcACCTTTCTGTCAGTCACCCCCCActattcccagtgccctccagTGCTCTCCCTGTGggtcccagttcatcccagtgctcccagtaccccgttccccagtgccctcccagtgccgTTCATTTCCCattccagtctgtcccagtccctcccagtgctcccagtacccCAttccccagtccttcccagtccctcccagtccctcccagtccctcccagtgccgcTGTCCCCACAGGAGGCGCGGGCGCGGCAGGAGCAGGTGTCGGCGCAGCTGCTGAGCGAGGAGGCCACGGCGCGAGCCCAGCGCGACTTCCAGGTGGCCCAGGCTGAGTGTGATGGAGCCGTCAGCGCCCGCAGGGCCACGGCTGAGCTGgccttccagctgcaggtgaggccacagctggacagggaacacagctgggacagggagcaaacacacctgggacaggtaacACTTGGGAGTGTCACAGCACCATGGCCTATCTGGTGTTTCAGTTACAGGCAACTCACACATCTGGGGATAGGtagcaaacacacctgggggggcTGGAATGGGGCCTGGAAGCTCACCTGGAGCACCTGGAACCTTCCAGAACACCTGGAACCTCCAAATGCTggggttttctcccaaatttgggTCTCTTGGGTCACCTGAGGACGCCCCCAGGCTGCCTGAGCTCCCCCTAGAGATACCTGGCCCCCCCTGCCTGGTGTcatcacattccctgtgatccatgttgggagcacacctggctgcttctgcttttggtttggccttaattttcctctgcttcacctTCATCCtttaaaaacaccccaaactgGGTTAAATGAAGGAAATTGATTGAATATATCTGAAGTTCCACAATTTCTCAGTTGTTTTAGAGGAAATTTAGGATTTGGGGGCTCGTTCTGTGTGGAGTGCTGCTGTTGctaagaggcaggaatttgatctcacccttcttgtgttgctaagaactcctcccctgacccaaaCCCCAACTCCACCCTTTGGGATACCCTATAAAAACTCCATggccctgcctttgccctgtctttGGGGGGTAAGAAATGGATTCCCAAAGGATCAGCCCTTTTCTCCCTGGATTCCAAAGGATCAGCCTCATTctctactggattcccagaggattctgactctgtcacatttttttttgtttgtactaatgcgtttgaatttttaatttttcctaataaagaactgttatttctaCTCCcctatttttgcctgagagccccttaatttcaaaattaattataatttttatagtTGTTTATTCTTattgataataataataataataataataataataataataataataataataataatttttttcaaagggAGGGAgattacattttccatttcagtggagGCTCCTGAAATGAGGAGACACCCCCAAGGACGGGCCATGTGAAATAGTTCCTGAAATATGTAAATgagtttatggatatgcatgagggtctatgaatatgcaacaggctgatggAATTAAAACCAGAATAATATAAGGGGTGTCCCTGAAAATAATTGGGGGGTCTTGGTGGCCATAACAACCTTTGCTCGATGGTCCTTGTCTCCCATGacatcagcctgttgcatattcatagatcctcatgcatatccataaactactttTCATATTCCAGGAACAAAATTGGCATCATCCtgtttgggggtcccacccccCTCCCAGCTCAGTTTTGGGATCCCCTACCCCTCCCAGCTTAATTTGGGGGTCCCATTCCCCTCCCAGgtcaatttgggggtcccacccccCTCTTTTCCCCACTCTCCCTCCCCTTTCCGATCCttcccccagtcccctcccccgtgtttggttttgggggctccaggcccctcctgctccgTTTTGGGGTCCCGACCCCGTTTTGGATTAATTTGGGGTctccagcccatccccagggtcACCTTCCCCCGGTCCCCAAATTGCGCTGATGGCAACTGATGAGTCATCAGCGAGAcacgctctgattggctggaaaTTACCCCGCGCGGTCTGTGAGTGTTTACCGCAGTGAGAGGCCTTGACTGTGCTTGGCAACTGATGAGTAAGAGTCGGGCCGGGCGCTGATTGGCTGAAAATCGCTGAGCGGGGCCTGTGCTCTGAGTTTCTGCCCAGCCAGTGGATTGTCATCAGTACCGCGCGTTCTGATTGGTCGGGATCTGCTTTGGGGTGGGGACGGGAGGAACTGGTGTTACTTGGGGTTTCTTTGGGATTATTTAGTgattgtttggggtttatttcgGGTTGTTTATGGATTATTTGGGGCTTATCTTCGGTTTTACttggtttatttctgtttatttggggttatttggaaGTATTTGGGTTAGTTTGGGCTTATTTGGGTTCATTTGGAATTATTTGAGGTTCTTTGGGTTTATCTTGGTGTATATGGCATTTTTAGGTGTAATTGAAATAATTTAGGGTTTTATGGGTttaatttaggggtttttttttgttttttggggttatttgaaTTTATTCAGGGTTTTCTGGGGGACTTTTGGgtattgtttgggtttttttggggttatttggtgTTTATTTCGAgtgttttggggttatttgggttATTTGGGGTCATGTGGAGTCAAAAATTCCGGGAATGTTTCTCCtgcaaaaatatgggaatttttccttaaaaatctgagagtttttctccaaaaaactgggaatgttcccTTAATAATCCCGGACTTTTCCCAGCCAATAGTGGCGCGCCCCGCCCCAAACCATCCAATCACCGCGGGTCTCCCCTCAGGAAGAGCGGCCTCCCCGTGCGCCGATCCAACCAATCACCGCAGGTCTCCCCTCAGCTACTGCCGCCTCTCTGGAGCCGAACCAACCAATCACCGCGCGCCTCCCCTCAGCAAAGCCCGCCTCCCCGCCCCTCTCCTGTCAATCACCGTGCCCTCTACGAAACCAACCAATTACCGGGCGTCTCCCCTCACCCACTTCCGCCCTCCCCGCGCCgctccagccaatcagagccgAGCCCGAAGCGGCGCCCCCTGACCCCGGGGCCGGGCATGGAGCGggcacctcctccccccccgccgccccccgggaccccctcagggacccccgggaGCCACCCCGGGCTCGGGCGGGTCCTGCAGGAGGcgctggagagagcaggggaggCGCTGGGAGAGGACGGGGGGCtccgggagctgctgaggaggcgCAGGAACAGGtgaggggtcctggaggggtcgtaaggggaatttggggaggggtcttgaggacgtttggggggatttggggagggtctggggggaaCTTGAGGGGGTTTTAAcggggtctgggggtgctgggggggctttgggggggaatttggggaggggtcctcGGGGGGTGTCACGATCCGTCCTCACGGACGGGTTTCGTGATGGTTCGTGgatttgatctcagggtgcaaaaagaACCGACACAGTACAAGGGGGTTTGCAATGATAATcgaaacaaatgcacctttattgaatgaccacagcaaaatgcGATAGAAggattaagggagagaaaaagatagaggaagagagagagacaaaagagagagagagagagagaaagagggggatAGAGCTACCAAACATAGAGACGAAGTCCTTTGGTCCAGTCCAGTCGAGGATCCGCCTGTTACGTCGGGGAGATCTCGAAGTCTCTCtctaactcagaggtttttattatgatAACTCTATTGGAAATTTCTGGGGAGGgggaaacagatacaataaggaatagatgtaacaggtagtccatgttctcagcagtaaacgagagccattgtcttcttggtccagcggtcacaacctgcaggcaaacatctcgctttggtcagcttgcctcccccacacagctgccccgggctgggggtttcagtcccagcccttggaaggagcagaggggccttttcacatgggggtttcatgtctcagtccttgatggagaggctccttacatctcagtctgtctgtcacggtggttgtaaaacaggtgagggtcttctgtggggggaccacccagaactcaggagaatccagccaggccgagaggtgggacagctccCAAGGCTGTTGTTGCACAAAGGGCACGgtgcttccttcttcttctcattgggctcagtgtagcatacagcaaacaacacctgtgcAAACAATGGCTTGGCAACGCTCTCAGGTCTCAGGCACATGACTTTCTCCCTTGGAGCCAGAGATTTAAGACAGGGGGGGTCttctcttcagtggtccccaatgacgatcatgaggcagatgagggaaatTCGGACAGACTCTCACATGACCCCGTGACTCACGGTTGTCTTGAGGGATCTTCATCAGCAGAACTCTGGAGTGTCGCTGATGGGTCTGCAGAACTCGCCGTACGTTGGTAGTATAACCCGGAAAAATAGGGACaacagaaagagaggaaaaagagagagagaaggaaaagaaaggataggaaaaggaggggaaaaagggaaaccATAAACAAACATAATTAATATTGATAATCATAACAATTTTCACAAATGGTTGATTAATTAAACAATATTACTTTTATAACAATTTTCAAATGGTTAAAACAAGTCACAAATaatcaaaagcaaaagcaataaacaaatcaTAATATAAGCATTAactttagaaaatgattttctAAAACAATTCACTAAAAATGGAAAGTAATTCCCACAAAATCATAAATGGAAATTAGGATTATTCCAAAACACATATGCTTCATTCATAATTGCCTTGTGTCAAAGGCTTGGGGATGTCCACAGTGCATGGGACATCAGCCAAGTTGTGTGCATTAACTATAGACATCAATCTTGTCAGCTGTTTCATGCTCCAATTCATAACGAATGGGACTgctgataaaataaaaccaagcagaaTTGGTATCAAAAGGATAACAATGGGATGACACAGACTGCTCAGGACACCCGTGGCAGTAGGAGACCACCTAAAAGAGTATCccaccccctgtgctgggcatctTTCTCCACTCTTTCCATGACACGGGGTATCTGTCTCACATTGTGATGAACAGTCACCAGGGCTTTCTGTGCGTTTTTCTCAATCTTCTCAAGGATTTCAACTAAGTCTCGATGGAGCAGCAGTTGTCTTACCAAAGTGAGATCCATCCCAATAGGAGTAGGCATCAGTTTGTGAATCAGTGTGTAGCTGGATTGCAATAGGTAGTGAGAGGTAACTGG encodes:
- the LOC129132051 gene encoding flotillin-1-like; amino-acid sequence: MFFTCGPNEAMVVSGFCRSPPVMVAGGRVLVIPCLQQIQRISLNTLTLPVCSEKVYTRHGVPISVTSIAQVKIQGQNKEMLAAACQMFLGKSESEVGQIALETLEGHQRAIMAHMTVEEIYKDWQKFSDQVFRVASSDLVNMGISVVSYTLKDVHDEQDYLRSLGKGRTAQVQRDARVGEAEAKRDAGIREARARQEQVSAQLLSEEATARAQRDFQVAQAECDGAVSARRATAELAFQLQVRPQLDREHSWDREQTHLGQVTLGSVTAPWPIWCFSYRQLTHLGIGSKHTWGGWNGAWKLTWSTWNLPEHLEPPNAGVFSQIWVSWVT